A genomic window from Candidatus Denitrolinea symbiosum includes:
- a CDS encoding tRNA (guanosine(37)-N1)-methyltransferase TrmD: MQFEVFTLLPEVFPPYLESSILQRARQRGLLDVRLHNIRDWARDKHHTTDDLPYGGGGGMVMKPGPVFDAVESVLGPSSGVPVILLTPQGRVFSQAVARELTAHERVALVCGRYEGFDERIRRLATDEISVGDYVLTGGELPALILIDAATRLLPGALGDPTGADDDSHAGGLLEHPHYTRPPEFRGERVPEALLSGDHARIEKWRREQSLLRTWQRRPDLLEKAELTEKDREFLRKISQEKGE; encoded by the coding sequence ATGCAGTTCGAGGTCTTCACCCTGCTGCCCGAAGTCTTTCCCCCCTATCTTGAATCGAGTATTCTTCAACGCGCCCGTCAGCGCGGATTGCTGGACGTGCGCCTGCACAACATCCGCGATTGGGCGCGCGACAAGCATCACACCACCGACGACCTGCCGTACGGCGGCGGCGGCGGGATGGTGATGAAGCCCGGGCCGGTCTTCGATGCGGTCGAATCCGTGCTTGGACCGTCGAGCGGGGTCCCGGTCATCCTGCTTACCCCGCAGGGACGCGTCTTCTCGCAAGCCGTCGCCCGCGAGTTGACGGCGCACGAACGCGTCGCTCTCGTCTGCGGACGTTACGAGGGCTTCGACGAGCGCATCCGCCGTCTCGCCACAGACGAGATCTCCGTCGGCGATTACGTCCTCACCGGCGGCGAACTGCCCGCGCTCATCCTCATCGACGCGGCGACGCGCCTGCTGCCCGGCGCGCTCGGCGATCCCACCGGCGCGGACGACGATTCGCACGCCGGCGGCCTGCTCGAACATCCGCACTACACGCGTCCGCCCGAGTTTCGCGGCGAGCGCGTCCCCGAAGCGCTCCTCTCCGGCGATCACGCCCGGATCGAGAAATGGCGGCGCGAGCAGTCCCTGCTGCGGACCTGGCAGCGCCGTCCCGACCTGTTGGAGAAAGCGGAATTGACCGAAAAGGATCGAGAATTCCTGCGTAAAATCAGTCAAGAAAAAGGAGAATAG